In Spirosoma aureum, a single genomic region encodes these proteins:
- a CDS encoding YciI family protein, whose amino-acid sequence MNEFLLVIHRDLTSQDARPSQEQIQASVKPFQNWINGLAAKNILVKPPQRWDLGGRVIRKDNVVTNGPYAEVNKSIGGILMIRAIDYEEAIEIAKGCPIIQWGAVVEVRMAMPTM is encoded by the coding sequence ATGAACGAATTCTTATTAGTGATCCACCGGGATTTGACCAGCCAGGACGCCAGACCATCACAGGAGCAAATACAAGCCTCAGTCAAACCCTTTCAGAACTGGATCAACGGGTTGGCCGCCAAAAATATTCTGGTCAAGCCACCTCAGCGCTGGGATTTGGGAGGTCGTGTTATTAGAAAAGACAATGTAGTTACGAATGGGCCCTATGCGGAAGTAAATAAATCGATCGGTGGGATACTCATGATCAGAGCCATTGACTATGAGGAAGCGATTGAGATCGCAAAAGGCTGTCCAATCATTCAATGGGGTGCTGTGGTAGAAGTCCGAATGGCTATGCCGACCATGTAG
- a CDS encoding histidine kinase dimerization/phosphoacceptor domain -containing protein: MKQFIFLVVLCLSAIAAESQSSSPPVRTIRRILNRNTVDTIQVNSLLNLSRYYIFKAGEQIHDLDTALLMIQQSRTLSQSLSYHKGMANADFCSYLAWLEKGDHRQAILYAQRAIDRFTRYGYWQLLGALYLEMTRLYTLDLDELPDKIDCYQKALLSFERAGDKARQMDMYKELADHHQVQENYVQALAELQSALTISRQIGRTDLERIYDLMGFVSTKLGDYKEGLTYGLLAVKLAEERKDSTIQLCTIYNRLGLTYYALGQFKQANNYYRKALRIARQFHETPYVLALTSNIAKLLLHQHKPQQALRFLKSQIEQYPPITAESKLIVAPLFLDIYAELNQVKLAHSYCDQVLDLLAKKGDGSVGRAPIYESAIRFLITSKQFTRAHYYLQLNAMQCRENGSIKDLSRNHLLWFKLDSSQANYQAAIQHFQRYEALQDSLLNATKSQQIAQLEIQYETQKKDQNIKLKQQAIQLLTKQSQLQQNQLQQANTIRNGIIAGTILLILLLGLGFNRYQLKQHSNQLLEVKQIEINRKNHDLERIVQEKDNLLIDKEQLLTDKDHLLEEREWMLKEMHHRVKNNLQIITSLLHSQGSFLKDKEALSAIRESQNRVHAMALIHQKLYQTDRLSSIPMVSYVQEIVDYLINSFNRVDTVRKQITVAPIDLDVTYAVPLGLILNEAVTNSLKYAFPDGRVGTLWVDLMGDKNNTYRLVIGDDGVGFPADLNPSRSRTLGMSLIRGLSEQIEGVLDISQQKGVRISLTFVEEKNARVPA, from the coding sequence ATGAAGCAGTTCATTTTTCTGGTCGTCCTGTGCCTGTCAGCCATAGCTGCTGAATCACAATCCTCATCACCTCCGGTACGTACGATTCGAAGGATATTGAACCGGAATACGGTCGATACCATCCAGGTAAATTCGTTGTTGAACCTAAGTCGATATTATATTTTTAAAGCAGGCGAGCAAATTCATGATCTGGATACGGCCTTGTTGATGATTCAGCAAAGTCGTACGCTTAGCCAGTCGCTGTCCTACCACAAAGGGATGGCCAATGCTGACTTTTGTTCCTATCTGGCCTGGCTTGAAAAAGGAGACCATCGGCAGGCAATTCTATATGCTCAGCGGGCTATCGATCGGTTTACCCGGTATGGTTACTGGCAGCTACTTGGCGCTCTGTATCTGGAAATGACGCGTTTATATACCCTTGATCTGGACGAACTTCCGGATAAGATTGACTGCTACCAGAAAGCACTTTTGTCATTCGAGCGGGCAGGTGATAAAGCCAGACAGATGGATATGTACAAGGAATTGGCTGATCACCATCAGGTTCAGGAGAATTACGTGCAGGCCCTGGCGGAATTGCAGAGTGCGCTTACCATATCCCGCCAGATCGGGCGAACGGATCTGGAAAGAATTTATGATCTAATGGGGTTTGTTTCGACCAAATTAGGTGACTATAAAGAAGGGTTAACCTATGGATTGCTGGCGGTTAAACTTGCTGAGGAACGAAAAGACAGTACCATACAACTTTGTACCATTTACAATCGACTAGGTCTTACTTACTACGCGCTTGGACAGTTTAAACAGGCAAACAACTATTATCGAAAGGCGCTGAGAATTGCCCGGCAGTTCCATGAAACACCCTATGTACTCGCTTTAACCAGCAACATTGCCAAATTACTGCTTCACCAGCATAAACCCCAGCAAGCGCTTCGATTTCTGAAAAGTCAGATTGAGCAATATCCGCCAATAACGGCAGAAAGCAAACTTATTGTAGCTCCACTATTTCTGGATATTTACGCGGAATTAAATCAGGTCAAATTGGCACACTCGTATTGCGATCAGGTACTGGATCTGCTGGCAAAAAAAGGGGATGGAAGCGTAGGGCGTGCCCCAATTTATGAGTCGGCCATCCGGTTTCTGATCACCAGCAAACAATTTACCCGGGCGCATTATTACCTTCAATTAAATGCGATGCAATGCCGGGAAAATGGCTCAATAAAGGACCTGTCCAGAAATCATTTGTTATGGTTTAAACTGGATTCGTCTCAGGCCAATTATCAGGCAGCTATCCAGCACTTCCAGCGCTATGAAGCTTTGCAGGATTCATTGTTGAATGCCACAAAAAGCCAGCAGATTGCTCAACTGGAAATACAATATGAAACGCAGAAAAAAGACCAGAATATAAAACTTAAACAGCAAGCCATTCAACTGTTAACCAAACAGAGCCAGCTCCAGCAAAATCAATTGCAACAGGCCAATACCATACGGAACGGTATTATTGCTGGTACTATATTGTTAATCCTGTTGCTTGGTTTGGGATTCAACCGCTACCAGCTCAAGCAGCACAGTAACCAATTGCTGGAAGTTAAACAGATCGAAATAAATCGTAAAAATCATGACCTGGAACGGATTGTGCAGGAAAAGGACAATTTGCTGATCGATAAAGAACAGCTGCTGACAGACAAGGACCATCTGTTGGAAGAACGAGAATGGATGTTGAAGGAAATGCATCACCGGGTTAAGAATAACTTGCAGATAATCACCAGCCTGCTTCACTCACAGGGTTCCTTTTTGAAAGACAAGGAAGCATTGTCAGCGATTCGGGAAAGCCAGAACCGGGTGCACGCGATGGCATTGATTCACCAGAAATTGTATCAAACAGACCGGTTATCAAGTATTCCGATGGTCAGTTATGTTCAGGAAATTGTCGATTATTTAATCAACTCATTTAATCGGGTTGATACGGTTCGTAAACAGATCACCGTTGCACCAATCGACCTGGACGTTACGTATGCGGTCCCGTTAGGGCTGATTCTCAATGAAGCAGTAACCAACTCGTTAAAGTATGCATTCCCGGATGGTCGGGTTGGCACACTATGGGTTGATTTGATGGGAGATAAAAATAATACCTACCGGCTTGTTATTGGTGATGATGGGGTTGGGTTTCCGGCTGATTTAAATCCTAGTCGTAGTCGAACCCTCGGCATGAGCCTGATACGTGGTTTAAGTGAACAGATCGAAGGTGTACTGGACATCAGCCAGCAGAAGGGTGTCCGGATTAGCCTGACTTTTGTTGAAGAAAAAAATGCGCGTGTTCCTGCCTGA
- a CDS encoding DsbA family protein — MNSTQKTAFPMIGSYSKSVELLEFGDFTCPQSRSIRKLIDTILSMFTNQLNYSYHHFPIRQGDQSLLAAVAAEAARRQGKFVPMSQGLFSLTSITCSTLSALTLQIGLDQQQFFNDLLDDRLYNLIKADWKAGVSLGVNATPTVFVGGQQFHGKLTLARLVPIIRSHLQQIGKQALSSVDKNQGIIYWSNNEFG; from the coding sequence ATGAATTCTACTCAAAAAACCGCATTCCCGATGATTGGCTCATACTCAAAATCTGTAGAATTGCTTGAGTTTGGCGATTTCACATGCCCTCAGAGCCGGTCTATAAGAAAGCTGATCGATACAATTCTAAGCATGTTCACGAATCAGCTTAACTATTCCTACCATCATTTTCCTATTCGCCAGGGAGATCAATCCCTGCTGGCTGCTGTTGCAGCCGAAGCCGCCAGGCGTCAGGGAAAATTTGTGCCTATGTCGCAAGGCTTATTTTCATTGACGTCAATCACGTGTTCCACCCTGTCAGCCTTAACCCTTCAGATAGGGTTGGATCAACAGCAGTTTTTTAACGACTTACTGGATGATCGACTCTATAACCTGATTAAAGCCGACTGGAAGGCAGGAGTCAGTCTAGGCGTCAATGCTACCCCAACGGTGTTCGTGGGTGGTCAACAATTCCACGGCAAGCTGACCCTAGCTCGGTTAGTTCCCATCATTCGGTCTCATTTACAGCAAATTGGCAAGCAAGCTTTAAGCTCGGTTGATAAAAATCAGGGTATTATTTACTGGAGTAACAACGAATTTGGCTAG
- a CDS encoding sigma 54-interacting transcriptional regulator — translation MQSSSNLSINSTSACKILIVEDEYIIANDLSIILQDAGYPVIGIANSVAKALALMAQQEPDMVLLDIYLKGKETGIDLAKQLEEINIPFIYISANDNQSVLEAVKATQPSGYIVKPFREKDVLTALEIGRYRHSHSVEQKLREEKALQIAITNALSDTGDWENRLLIITQLLQQHIPFDFLTIRHQRLGTTHNYNYYRIGFEEYQLLSLQTIQQMTNAKVDFQLLPPGKLLVNGSVRYHQEGLGTLCQQDPFIQLLVKTFRFESALMMPFSLVNGEQFIIGFLSRNSESYLARHQALLERLEQPIVLTLERVMAYEEIARLSNKLKQENSYLQEEVKTFVNFEEIIGKSESLLHVFKLVTQVAPTDTTVLVMGESGTGKELIARAIHNQSSRKEKILVKVNCATLPANLIESELFGHEKGSFTGAFEKRIGKFELAQGGTIFLDEIGELPLELQAKLLRVLQEKEIERIGGKASIKTDVRVIAATNRNLEVEVTEGRFRMDLFFRLATFPITLPPLRERPGDIVLLAHYFARKLAQKQRKSFLGFSDMALAELTSYAWPGNIRELENVIEQAIILNNGQTPLVLGRPLEKRLFAPNPTLSQPKSNWVSERPTVSVPRDLSEMKQMQQATEREYILAILNQTNGRIRGSGGAAELLNLKPTTLEYRMEKMGIRKILTVQPPDS, via the coding sequence ATGCAGTCGTCATCCAATCTTTCGATCAACTCGACATCGGCCTGTAAGATTTTAATCGTTGAGGATGAGTACATCATTGCCAATGATTTGAGCATCATTCTACAGGATGCCGGTTATCCGGTGATCGGTATTGCTAACTCGGTAGCTAAAGCGCTGGCTCTGATGGCGCAGCAAGAGCCCGATATGGTACTGCTTGATATTTACCTGAAAGGAAAGGAAACCGGTATCGATCTGGCAAAACAACTCGAAGAAATTAATATTCCTTTTATTTATATTTCCGCCAATGACAACCAGAGCGTGCTGGAAGCGGTGAAGGCAACACAGCCCAGCGGTTACATTGTCAAACCGTTTCGGGAAAAAGACGTCCTGACAGCACTCGAAATCGGGAGATACCGGCATTCGCACAGTGTCGAGCAAAAACTGCGGGAAGAAAAAGCGCTCCAGATCGCAATTACCAATGCATTGTCTGATACAGGAGACTGGGAGAATCGGTTATTGATCATCACCCAATTGTTGCAGCAGCATATTCCTTTCGACTTTTTAACAATTCGCCACCAGCGGTTGGGTACAACACACAATTATAATTATTACAGGATTGGGTTTGAGGAATATCAACTGCTAAGCCTACAGACTATTCAGCAGATGACTAACGCAAAGGTTGATTTCCAGTTATTGCCGCCGGGTAAACTGTTAGTAAACGGATCTGTTCGTTACCATCAGGAAGGCTTGGGCACTTTATGCCAGCAGGACCCATTCATTCAACTCCTGGTAAAAACGTTTCGGTTCGAATCGGCCCTGATGATGCCGTTTAGCCTGGTCAATGGTGAGCAGTTTATAATTGGTTTTTTAAGCCGGAATTCTGAATCCTATCTAGCCCGGCATCAGGCGTTGCTGGAGCGACTGGAACAGCCTATAGTACTAACTCTGGAACGGGTAATGGCTTATGAAGAGATTGCCCGACTCAGCAACAAGTTAAAACAGGAGAATTCCTATTTACAGGAAGAGGTAAAAACATTCGTAAATTTTGAGGAGATCATTGGAAAAAGTGAAAGCCTTTTGCATGTCTTTAAGTTGGTGACCCAGGTAGCCCCAACCGATACCACCGTGCTGGTGATGGGAGAAAGTGGTACTGGAAAAGAATTGATTGCGCGCGCTATTCATAACCAATCGTCTCGGAAAGAGAAGATTCTGGTCAAGGTTAATTGTGCCACACTCCCCGCTAATCTGATCGAATCGGAATTATTTGGCCACGAGAAAGGATCATTTACCGGAGCCTTTGAAAAGCGAATTGGTAAGTTTGAACTGGCTCAGGGAGGAACCATATTTCTGGATGAGATTGGCGAATTACCCCTGGAATTACAGGCAAAATTGCTGAGGGTGTTACAGGAAAAAGAAATTGAACGAATTGGTGGTAAAGCCTCAATAAAAACCGATGTTCGCGTCATCGCGGCAACAAACCGGAATCTGGAAGTAGAGGTCACGGAAGGCCGTTTTCGCATGGATCTCTTTTTTCGACTGGCCACGTTCCCCATTACGTTGCCCCCATTACGGGAGCGACCGGGAGATATCGTGCTGCTCGCTCATTATTTTGCCCGTAAACTGGCCCAAAAACAACGAAAGTCATTTCTTGGATTCAGCGACATGGCACTTGCTGAGTTAACCAGTTACGCATGGCCGGGAAATATTCGAGAGTTAGAAAATGTCATTGAACAAGCCATTATTCTGAATAATGGGCAAACACCGTTGGTACTGGGGAGACCATTGGAAAAGCGTTTATTTGCACCAAATCCTACGCTTAGCCAGCCTAAAAGCAATTGGGTTTCGGAGAGGCCGACAGTTAGCGTACCCAGAGATCTATCTGAAATGAAACAGATGCAACAGGCAACCGAACGGGAATACATTCTGGCCATTCTTAATCAGACAAACGGTCGTATTCGGGGAAGTGGTGGCGCTGCCGAGCTATTGAATTTAAAGCCGACCACGTTGGAATATCGAATGGAAAAAATGGGTATCCGTAAAATACTCACTGTTCAACCCCCTGATTCCTGA
- a CDS encoding alpha/beta hydrolase yields the protein MNTNTMTQPVSPVNYADDPNLDRGTKAFLKILNSSGGPPLETLSPQEAQLGLVEAQASVEVDISGIDVVQKTITSNGYTIDLHIVRPAGVTETLPVFMFIHGGGWVLGDFPTHQRLVRDLVVLSGFAAVFVNYTRTSEAPFPQAINEIYAATSWVAENGAEINVDGSRLAVVGNSVGGNMTTVTALMAKKKGGPAIKLQIMMWPIVDADFETDSYQRFGKDRFLTTSLMKWMYDLYIADPEQRKNIHASPLQASIEQLRGLPPTLIQVAENDILRDEGEAYGRKLDEAGVAVTTVRYNGMIHDFGLLNGLATLPAVRSLVLQAAAELKKYLS from the coding sequence ATGAATACAAACACTATGACTCAGCCCGTCAGTCCGGTTAACTATGCCGATGATCCCAATCTTGACCGGGGCACAAAAGCGTTTTTAAAAATTCTGAATTCGAGTGGTGGTCCACCATTAGAGACCCTGTCGCCCCAGGAAGCGCAGCTTGGACTTGTGGAAGCTCAGGCATCCGTAGAGGTTGATATCTCAGGGATTGATGTTGTCCAGAAAACCATTACCAGTAACGGTTACACCATTGACCTTCACATTGTTCGTCCGGCAGGGGTTACTGAAACACTGCCCGTGTTTATGTTCATTCATGGTGGCGGATGGGTTTTAGGCGACTTTCCGACCCACCAGCGGCTGGTGCGTGATCTGGTGGTACTCTCTGGCTTTGCCGCCGTTTTTGTGAACTATACCCGTACTTCGGAGGCTCCCTTTCCACAAGCCATCAACGAAATCTACGCAGCGACCAGTTGGGTAGCCGAAAACGGTGCTGAAATCAATGTAGACGGCAGCCGACTGGCGGTTGTCGGCAACAGTGTCGGGGGTAATATGACTACTGTTACCGCCCTGATGGCTAAGAAAAAAGGGGGGCCTGCCATTAAACTTCAGATTATGATGTGGCCCATTGTCGATGCGGATTTTGAAACGGATTCCTATCAGCGTTTTGGTAAGGATCGTTTTCTTACGACCTCTTTAATGAAGTGGATGTATGATTTATACATCGCTGACCCTGAGCAACGCAAGAATATTCACGCTTCTCCGCTGCAGGCGTCGATTGAGCAACTGCGTGGCCTTCCACCAACCCTGATTCAGGTTGCGGAAAACGACATTTTACGCGACGAAGGAGAAGCGTATGGCCGAAAGCTGGACGAAGCTGGCGTTGCCGTGACGACGGTTCGCTACAATGGCATGATCCACGACTTTGGGCTCCTGAACGGCTTAGCTACCCTACCCGCTGTTCGCTCGTTGGTCCTACAGGCCGCTGCCGAACTCAAAAAGTACCTCAGTTAG
- a CDS encoding carboxymuconolactone decarboxylase family protein translates to MEKRLNVFEKGQSALKSLFGAGGYLKKSPVETQLQELVDVRVSQINGCAYCLDMHYKEARAKGETEQRLYGLNTWRETPYYSDRERAALEWAEAVTKCDVSDAVYSQAKAQFSDEELIDLTLVITNINTWNRFNIAFPNTPGTYTVGQFG, encoded by the coding sequence ATGGAAAAACGACTGAATGTTTTCGAGAAGGGTCAAAGTGCCCTAAAATCACTTTTCGGAGCCGGCGGCTACTTAAAAAAGTCGCCGGTTGAAACACAACTTCAAGAGTTGGTAGATGTCCGGGTTTCTCAGATAAACGGGTGTGCTTACTGCCTTGACATGCATTATAAGGAAGCCCGGGCAAAAGGTGAAACCGAGCAACGACTATATGGATTGAATACCTGGCGAGAAACTCCCTATTATTCTGACCGGGAAAGAGCAGCCTTGGAGTGGGCTGAGGCTGTAACAAAATGTGATGTGTCCGATGCTGTTTATAGCCAGGCAAAAGCCCAGTTTTCTGATGAAGAATTGATTGACCTGACGTTGGTGATTACTAATATTAATACGTGGAATCGATTTAATATTGCTTTCCCCAATACACCAGGAACTTATACGGTAGGCCAGTTCGGGTAA
- a CDS encoding SDR family oxidoreductase, with protein MKIVVIGGSGLIGSKLVDRLRRLGHETIAASPASGVNTITGEGLAEVLKDTQVVVDVANSPSFEDKAVLEFFETSGRNLLAAEEAAGVKHHVALSVVGTDRLSESGYFRGKIAQEKLIRASKVPYTIVHSTQFFEFLSGIAQSGTIGQTVFLSPAFVQPIAAEDVAAAMVDFTVGDPLNATVEIAGPERFRLSDLVQQYLKLINDPRTVSPDVHARYFGAELTNLMLIPGDNPRLGSIDFKKWLSKQMQNV; from the coding sequence ATGAAAATCGTAGTCATTGGAGGTAGCGGACTCATTGGATCGAAACTGGTAGACAGGCTTCGCCGACTTGGGCATGAAACAATTGCCGCATCACCTGCATCGGGTGTCAATACCATCACCGGCGAAGGACTGGCTGAAGTGCTAAAAGACACACAGGTCGTTGTTGACGTAGCAAATTCCCCTTCATTCGAAGACAAGGCTGTACTGGAATTCTTTGAGACATCGGGGCGAAATCTGCTTGCCGCCGAAGAAGCTGCCGGTGTTAAACACCATGTAGCACTGTCGGTTGTAGGAACGGATCGCTTGTCAGAAAGTGGTTATTTTCGCGGAAAAATCGCTCAGGAGAAGTTGATAAGGGCGTCCAAAGTTCCTTATACAATTGTCCATTCAACGCAGTTTTTTGAATTCCTGAGTGGCATTGCCCAATCGGGTACGATCGGACAAACGGTCTTCCTTTCGCCTGCTTTTGTGCAGCCGATAGCGGCCGAAGATGTGGCGGCCGCCATGGTCGACTTCACCGTTGGAGACCCACTCAACGCTACCGTTGAAATCGCCGGGCCCGAACGGTTCCGTCTCTCCGATTTGGTACAGCAATACCTAAAGCTTATCAATGATCCGCGAACGGTATCACCCGACGTACATGCCCGTTATTTTGGCGCTGAATTAACGAACCTGATGCTGATACCCGGTGATAATCCGCGGCTTGGTTCGATTGATTTCAAGAAGTGGTTAAGTAAACAAATGCAAAACGTATAG
- a CDS encoding alpha/beta fold hydrolase produces MSEQLNYERRRLLTTAAISIAVGPFIMAGSASAHSGRESQTTSSTFSQEPISSFDVLKQIDAGVLTIGYAELGPNDGIPVLLLHGWPYGIHSFVDVAPMLVARGCRVIVPYLRGHGTTRFLRSETPRSGQQASLGADIIALMDALKISRAVLAGYDWGGRAACVVAALWPERCMGLVSVNSYLIQDIAKATLPLPALIEAGFWYQYYFLTERGRAGLTANRRDIARLMWTRNSPNWRFTDTEFDRSATAFDNPDYVEVVIHSYRHRLGFTDGYLMYQDIEKQLALQPVITVPSITLDGDADGVVPATDGKAMAGKFSGWRQHRVIPNAGHNLPQENPAAFTDAVWELASKQQ; encoded by the coding sequence ATGTCGGAACAACTCAACTATGAACGTCGTCGCCTTTTAACGACTGCGGCTATCTCTATTGCCGTCGGACCGTTTATTATGGCTGGATCTGCGAGTGCACACTCCGGCAGGGAAAGTCAGACTACTTCATCCACGTTCAGCCAGGAACCAATCAGTTCATTCGATGTGCTGAAGCAAATTGATGCGGGTGTCCTAACGATTGGCTACGCTGAGTTAGGCCCAAACGACGGTATTCCGGTACTTCTATTGCATGGCTGGCCCTACGGTATTCATAGCTTTGTCGATGTCGCGCCTATGCTGGTGGCCCGTGGCTGCCGTGTCATTGTGCCTTACTTACGCGGTCATGGGACGACCCGCTTCCTGCGTTCAGAAACGCCCCGATCCGGGCAACAGGCCTCCCTCGGCGCTGATATCATTGCCCTGATGGACGCATTGAAGATATCGCGTGCCGTGCTGGCAGGCTATGATTGGGGTGGCCGTGCAGCCTGTGTGGTTGCCGCGCTTTGGCCGGAGCGATGCATGGGATTGGTATCGGTCAACAGCTATCTGATCCAGGATATTGCCAAAGCAACACTGCCGCTCCCTGCACTAATTGAAGCCGGTTTCTGGTACCAGTATTATTTTCTGACGGAGCGTGGCCGAGCCGGATTGACCGCGAACCGGCGTGACATTGCGCGGCTAATGTGGACACGTAACTCGCCAAACTGGCGGTTTACCGACACTGAATTTGATCGCAGTGCAACCGCTTTCGACAACCCGGATTATGTTGAGGTAGTCATCCATTCCTACCGTCATCGCCTGGGTTTTACCGATGGCTACTTAATGTACCAGGATATTGAGAAGCAACTCGCCTTACAACCCGTCATTACTGTTCCGTCGATCACATTAGATGGCGATGCCGATGGTGTTGTTCCGGCAACCGATGGCAAGGCAATGGCCGGAAAGTTTTCGGGCTGGCGTCAGCATCGTGTAATTCCGAATGCAGGTCATAATTTACCTCAGGAAAACCCTGCCGCATTTACAGACGCAGTCTGGGAACTTGCGTCGAAACAACAGTGA
- a CDS encoding bestrophin family protein — translation MHIGKSYRLSEFLIWTRRKAYILFVLGLLPVLLYEVFGLKWLTVPWPVVALLGTATAFTVGFKNTQTYNRAAEGQKVWTDLMSLSRYWGIISLDFFNNPKKSKELIYRHIAWLTAMRYYLREDRVWESTSKKHNTEYQQFYSIPEREVSLDGELARYLPDHELELILPVKNKATQLLTFQSRTVKTLYENGEIVVLQLVEMERVIKDFFIQQGKSEQLKDSPYPRQYAIINTLFVWLFCFLLPFGILRDFDQLNNIIAGPLRGHMVWLVLPFSMLISWMYTSLEQVGESTENPFEGSANDVPISQMGRLLEIELRQMLGEVDLPAELQPQHDIIL, via the coding sequence ATGCACATCGGCAAATCCTATCGATTATCTGAATTCCTGATCTGGACGAGACGAAAAGCGTATATTCTTTTTGTACTTGGGCTTCTGCCAGTTCTTCTCTATGAGGTTTTCGGGCTGAAATGGTTGACCGTTCCCTGGCCCGTTGTGGCTCTACTCGGAACAGCTACAGCTTTCACGGTTGGGTTTAAAAATACCCAGACTTACAATCGGGCTGCGGAAGGCCAGAAAGTCTGGACGGATCTTATGAGCCTGAGCCGGTACTGGGGTATCATCAGTCTTGACTTTTTTAATAACCCAAAAAAAAGCAAAGAATTAATTTACCGCCACATTGCCTGGTTGACCGCCATGCGGTATTATTTGCGGGAAGATCGGGTATGGGAAAGTACCAGCAAAAAGCATAATACTGAATATCAGCAGTTTTATTCAATTCCCGAACGGGAGGTATCGTTGGACGGCGAGTTGGCCAGATACTTACCCGATCATGAATTAGAGCTGATTTTACCAGTCAAAAATAAAGCGACTCAACTACTGACTTTTCAAAGCAGGACTGTTAAAACCTTGTATGAAAATGGGGAAATCGTTGTGCTACAACTGGTGGAAATGGAGCGGGTTATTAAAGACTTTTTTATTCAGCAGGGGAAAAGCGAGCAACTGAAAGACTCGCCTTATCCACGCCAATATGCCATTATCAATACCTTATTCGTATGGCTCTTTTGCTTTCTGCTGCCTTTTGGAATCCTCCGGGACTTTGACCAACTCAATAACATAATCGCTGGTCCGCTAAGGGGGCATATGGTGTGGCTGGTTCTTCCCTTCAGCATGCTTATTTCCTGGATGTATACCTCACTGGAACAGGTAGGAGAAAGTACGGAAAATCCATTTGAAGGCAGCGCCAACGATGTTCCGATTTCGCAAATGGGCCGACTGCTTGAGATTGAGCTTCGGCAGATGCTTGGGGAAGTTGATCTACCCGCCGAGCTACAACCACAACACGACATCATTCTATAA
- the xth gene encoding exodeoxyribonuclease III, protein MRIATYNVNGINARLPVLLQWLAETAPDVVCLQELKAPQDKFPEQAILAAGYRAIWKGQKSWNGVAILSRGDELQESRRVLPGDDQDDQSRYIEATYKDLLIGCLYLPNGNPFPGPKFDYKLRWFDRFINHATNLLETNKPTILAGDFNVIPTDLDAYNPERWIDDALFRPETRAAYARLLDMGWLDSIRKLAPAQRIYTYWDYFRNAFNRDAGLRIDHILLSPPLTGRLVSAGVDRQVRGWEKSSDHAPTWIELSS, encoded by the coding sequence ATGAGAATTGCCACCTATAATGTAAATGGAATTAACGCTCGTTTACCCGTTCTGCTGCAATGGTTAGCCGAAACCGCTCCGGATGTTGTCTGTCTACAGGAATTAAAAGCCCCTCAGGATAAATTCCCGGAACAGGCGATTCTTGCAGCTGGATACAGGGCTATCTGGAAGGGGCAGAAAAGCTGGAACGGAGTTGCCATCCTGTCGCGGGGTGATGAGCTACAGGAAAGTAGAAGGGTGCTTCCGGGTGATGATCAGGATGACCAAAGTCGATACATTGAAGCCACGTATAAGGATCTGCTCATTGGCTGCCTGTATCTGCCCAATGGAAATCCGTTCCCCGGCCCAAAATTTGACTATAAGTTGCGCTGGTTTGACCGGTTTATAAACCACGCGACCAATCTTCTGGAAACAAACAAACCCACAATTCTAGCGGGTGATTTTAATGTCATTCCGACCGATCTGGACGCGTATAATCCTGAGCGATGGATCGATGATGCGTTATTTCGTCCCGAAACACGGGCTGCCTATGCCAGGCTTCTGGATATGGGCTGGTTAGATTCGATTCGGAAACTGGCTCCTGCTCAGCGGATTTATACCTATTGGGATTATTTCCGGAATGCGTTCAACCGGGATGCCGGTCTGCGTATCGATCATATATTGTTGAGTCCCCCACTTACCGGGCGGTTGGTTTCGGCTGGAGTTGACCGACAGGTGAGAGGCTGGGAGAAATCCAGTGATCATGCCCCTACCTGGATTGAGTTATCATCGTAG